Genomic DNA from Perognathus longimembris pacificus isolate PPM17 chromosome 6, ASM2315922v1, whole genome shotgun sequence:
ctgggagccactgggcCCCGGGCCTGGACAGAGCGGCTCCCAGTCCCCCCGTGTCCAGGAACAGGCCTGTCACAcgcgagccgggggggggggggcgaaggccTCGGGGCCCGGTTCTGGAAAGCCTGGCACTGCCCCCTGGGGAGGATGGCTTCCTACCTGGGCAGCAGCCCctagggttcccccccccccccgcccaggccctGTGGGTATTTATAAGTGTCATATGAAGTActgtgccccctccctcccccgccccggcgcCTGAAGGTCCTCACCGTGTGCAAACTGCTCAGGCCACCTCCGAACCCCACCTAGGTTTTataacatgtattatatatatattttttgtgttattttttaaatccagcTGTGATGGGTTGTATTATGAATATGGCTCTGCGTAGGGGCCAGGGCCCCTCGAGGCCTGGTTCCGGCTTAAACAAGAAATTAAAAGTTGTTTCTGGGTCAAATCATGACCAGTGTGTGGCAGAGCTTTTAGGAGCTTTTGGCGGGCGCTCCCTGTCACCTGTCTCCCACCTCTCCCGCCGGTGGGGGTCCCCAGGCCTAGCCACGGTACGTTGGTTGGCAGGAGGCAGGGTGCACCGAAGCTTTTCTAGGGCTGAGGCCACCCGGGCCTCTCCAGGGGTCTTCGGTCTCCGCCAGGACCTCGGTGTGGGCTGCGCTGGCTAGTTCCCGGGTGAGACCTGGGCGCAGGTCACTCAGCATGCCCACCAGCATGTCCCCGTGCAGCCAGGAACAGCCCACCCAGGGTTCTCACTTGTGCATCTACCCCGGGCTGAGCCTGGCAATCAGCCTGGCATCTGATCTAGGTCGCTCTGGGCCAAACAGTGTTCAAACAACCAGCCTTCTGCTGCCTTTTGCTTTGGTCTACAGCATTAAGACCCATGGATTGCTCCATGATGTGCAAAGAGGCCCCACTAAGTGGGAGGGGCCCAGGGGGCAGAAATTCACTTAGGTACTTAGGAAACGCACCTCGCTTGAACCCCACCAGCCGTGCACGCAGCTCAGGTAGCCGTGCTGGCGGCCTTAGAGCAGAACTCAGCAGACAGCACAGACTCTGCTCATCCCAGGTGCGCTGCTTCACCCAAAAGCTAAGAGGACAAAGCCTGTACCCTTCAGCACGGAGCAAGGAATAAAGCTGCTTCTGAGGAACCAGGACTTCTCACGGTTTCCTTAACTTTGCCTGTGCCTCTCGGATTAACTGGGATTGCACATGTGCAAGCACAGTATAATGCCCAGCTTTAAGCACCATTTTGCACGTTGGATTAACTAATTTAAACTCTATTTAAAAGCTGAAAGTTACTTGCGAGGCCGAAGCAACTGCCTGAACAatatttgaagccatcctaggcaaaGAGAGAGTCCTGAAatcctcagaaggccaagatctgaggctaGATGTTCgaatccagccagggcagtaaagttcatgagactctcatttccaaccaATCACTATGAAGatagaagccaggctgggcactggtggctcaggactgtaatcctagctcctcagcaagctgagatctgaggattgaagttcaaagctggcctgagtTCTCTgagatctccaactaaccactcaagaactggaagtggagttgtagagctgtagaagtagagctcaaaaggtagagcacttgccttgaactcagaggctcagggacagtgcccatccctgaattcaagccccatcctccccaacccccccaccaaatgctgggtgctggtggcgcacacctgttaaccctactcaagaggctgagatcagcccagacaggagattgatctccaattaaccagcaaagaaagcTGGGAAGTGGAGTGTGCCCAAGGTGATAGcgcatctttgagcaaaaagctcaagggagtgttcaggccttaaattcaagccttaTTGCTGgtaccttctccctccccacaaaaataaaaatgggggaAGGATATCCATCCAATAGAAATACTGACTCATGTAACTAGtctctctgtataccaccttttaacaaaaaattgaatcgggcactggtggctcacacctgtaatcctagctactcaggaagctgagatctcaaatctcagttcaaagccagaccagctaagaaaatcctcaaaactcatctccaattaatcaccaaataatCGGAAGTAGCTCTACGGCTcaaagtactagagcactagcccttagttgaagagctcaggggcagcgccaaggccataaattcaagccccataactgacacacATTGTTATCTACCAAAGAGAAGCAGTCAAGGGCTAAAGAACTGGTACTGAGTGTAGACAAAAaaaactggctgggaatgtggcttagtggcagagtgcctgcctagcacaccctgggttagattcctcagcaccacacgaacagaaaaagctgcaagtggtgctgtggctcatctgCCACCCAGACAGCCTGGCATAAGATGGGAGTGGGTTCTGGGCAAAGATTGGAGAAGCTGCCAGATAGGGTTACCTGAAAACCCCCAATCTGGTTGGGCAACTGCATCAAGTACCCATTACCTAGGGACCCGTCCCCCATCAGCAACACCAAGGCATACAACTggcagccccccccacccaatCACAGGCAGACCAAGGTGATGGCAGCACTAGGATTTATTCAATGTGTTAGTACAGGCGCTGGGGCTTGCCCATGGTGCTCTTGATGTATAGAGCCCGGACGTTCTGCCAATTCTTCTTGAGCAAAGACACCAGGAAGTTGACAGCCAAGTGAATGTTGTATACAAGCTCATCATCCGTCATTTTCACATGACCAACAGCAACGGCCAGACACAGCACCTGGGTGGAGGGAAAGCAGGCCAATCCAGGTGAGACTCTACAGCCTTTACTGTAATCCGGTCCTGGCCCCAGCCCCGCCAACATCCCAGCCACAGCGCCGGCAGGCAGCCCTACCTTCTTCATCTGGAATTTGATAGTGGACTTCACCTCATCCACTTTGGCCACCATGTTTTCATTGTGTGTGAGCAGAGATGGGAACTTGCCAGCCTTGTTCAGGCCTGGGCCCAGGATTCGTGGAATCTGCTTGATCAGAGACTCTGAAGCCAGAAAGGCATCATACTTCTTGGCTGGGAAAGAGAAAGCCATGGGATGCTGGGACCTGGCTGGAACCGCATCTGAGCCAACCAGAAACACCTCCAAGCAGCAACCTTGTCTTCAGTTAACCCCCCCAGGTGGAGCCACAAGAGTCAAGATTTGAAaccaaatcccagtactaccctTTCCAAGAAAAGGCACAGGGCTCCAATTCTGCATCCTCCTTACCCTAGAGCTAAGGTCACCAGACAGCTGGAGCCATTTGTCAAAGAGGCCTAACACTGCTGCCGGTATAAGGGGGAACAGACCAGGTTCTTGTGTATTTAGAGCTCATTAAAAGCCTTGGTTCTACCGTAAAACCTAACCCAACACCACTCATGCCAGAGACCTGGCCCAGTGAAAGAATGCCTATGTAATACAGCCAGAAAAAAGCCACTCAAGGTAACCAGCCAATCATAGATTGaaaagcccagggctggggatacagcctagtggtagagtgcttgccctatatacatgaaagccctgggtttgattcctcagcaccacatataagttcaagccccaggactggccaaggaaaaaaaaaatcccagatggCAGGAAGCCTCACCCAGGGGCGGTTGGCTGCTTACCCAGCTTCTTGACCAGTTTCTTATTCTTGTTGAGCTTCTTCAGCGCCTCGATGTCCATGTGGGGGATGTCCACAGCCTTGGCCTCATCGCAGTGTTGCTGATCCCCCAGGACGCACACGGAGAACTTGGGGCGGGGAGTGGACTTAAGCCTGTTTGGGGGCGAGGGGGACACGACAGGTCACGTTCCACTCTGAGTACTACCAAGTGCTGGTGATGGAGTCGCAGTGGGCTGAGCCTTCCTTACCCAGGGCATCCACGATCACCAACAACTAGTCTGGCTTCTCAGACTAGCCGGCGGGCTCGGCCAAGGCCTCCCCACGCCTCCCCTCATGTTTTAAGACCCAGGGTGGGGGTCCGTCCAGCCGCGCCTGCGCGGAGCAGGGGGTCTGAACTACCCTGGCAGTCAGTGCGCGCGTGCCCGCCTCGGGGCTCGGCCCCGGGCCTCAAGGGGAGGAGCCGGGCGCGGGGACActgagggctgggtggggtgagCGGTGCCAACCTGACGGTGCCCGAGAAGCGCTTGTCCTTCTGAGGGTCGTAGTTCTTCAGGCTGATCTGCAGCTCCACCGTCTCCAGGAACCTTCGGGGAGGGAGCGCGGTGAGGCCGCGGCCggctcccgggccccgcgcccccgcccgccccggccctcccGGGAGCCCCGCTTACTTCCGGCGCTTGCGCTGGTTCCCGTGCAGGACTTCCCGCACCGCCTCGTACAGCGTGTCGCGAGAGACTTTGCTGCTGCGGGGGGAAAGCGAGGGCGCTCAGCCGGGCCCGCCACCCCACCACCGGACCCGGGATGGCCCTGGGGCCCACACCCGGCCGGGGACGGGGGGAATGGCCCGCACGCTGCCCAGAGCCAGCGTCAGTGACCGCCCGATGCAGGCCGCAGGACCCCCGCACCCCGGCGGGCACCCCGAGGCGCGGATGGGCGCGGATAGAATCCCCGCGAACACCCACCTCATGGCTACCGGCGCCGCGGCGGACAGGAAATCGGGAGAGAGGTTAGGACGGGGCGCGCACGCGCTCAAATAGTGGCTCGACTCTCGCGAGAATTGGCTGTCGGAAGCGCGCTCTGGTCGTTCCGCGGCGAGCGCCGCCGTCGGGAGCCGCTGGAGGGCGCCGTCGCGCGGCGTCCCGGGGGCCCTGGCGGGCGGGGGCCCCGGGCGGTGAGCCGCTGCGGGGCTGAGCCGGCGCTGCGGCTGTGGAGTCGGTGTGCGGGGGAGTCGCCGCTACACGGAGCAACCACAGCGGCTGCCATTCTTTCCGGACCACGTGCGGCTTGTTTTGGGCCGAGGCCTGCGCGCCCTCCCCGAGCTCGCCCCGCTTCCGGATCCCGGGTGGTCAGAGGTCAGGGTCTCGGGGACTTCCCTGTCCTCAGCCTCGCGGacagccagggttacaggcgccAGACGCCAGCCAGCGCCTGGGGTGATCAGCAAGGGGGCTTCGGGGCAGCCCCCGCTCCTGTCCACACGTAGCGCGCCAGGAACCGCATGTGGGCAACAACCAGACAGGGATGGCGAggagccccggggcggggggcggggggggggggcaataacGAGCCTCCTTCTGGAGATGTGCAGCCCCGAAAGGCATGCTGTGACGGATCAGGATCGCCGGTGCGGCCTGCGGCCACCGACCTCCGCTCCACAGGTGCGAGGAGGCGCCTGCCAGCCAGCCCTGTGCcctactgaggtgccagactttgaagtcaggccccaccacatgaaccccattttagaatcgaaccctgagccaatcagatttgtacctgtgttctaatcttgcttgcacagctgattgttgtaaccttgttctttgcctttataagccctgtgtaatcacagctcggggcttcctcctaacctccgctgtgtcggtgggtaggacgaggcccgagttggcagctcgttaaataaagccttgccttgcttttgcatttcggagtgtctgaatttcggtggtcttcttgggggtggtcttgcaacttggcacaacatttggggtttcgtccgggatagccccagagaccccgagatcccagactccgaaggtaagaaaacagcgctgttcatttg
This window encodes:
- the Rpl10a gene encoding 60S ribosomal protein L10a, which encodes MSSKVSRDTLYEAVREVLHGNQRKRRKFLETVELQISLKNYDPQKDKRFSGTVRLKSTPRPKFSVCVLGDQQHCDEAKAVDIPHMDIEALKKLNKNKKLVKKLAKKYDAFLASESLIKQIPRILGPGLNKAGKFPSLLTHNENMVAKVDEVKSTIKFQMKKVLCLAVAVGHVKMTDDELVYNIHLAVNFLVSLLKKNWQNVRALYIKSTMGKPQRLY